One Granulicella sp. 5B5 DNA window includes the following coding sequences:
- a CDS encoding GlsB/YeaQ/YmgE family stress response membrane protein — protein MDGHGIIVTLLIGLIAGFLTGKIMKGSGFGVIGDIVIGILGALVGGFIAGHLGFMPAGIVSTIIVATLGAILLTFLYRLVTGSRG, from the coding sequence ATGGATGGACACGGAATCATCGTTACACTATTGATCGGGTTGATCGCAGGCTTTCTGACCGGAAAGATCATGAAGGGCTCAGGCTTTGGCGTGATCGGCGATATCGTCATCGGCATTCTGGGTGCGCTGGTGGGCGGGTTCATCGCCGGCCACCTGGGCTTTATGCCTGCCGGCATTGTTTCGACGATCATCGTCGCAACGCTGGGAGCGATCCTGCTGACCTTCCTGTATCGGCTTGTGACCGGAAGCCGGGGATAA
- a CDS encoding carboxypeptidase regulatory-like domain-containing protein: MFHSRRARCAVLLSFSSIFALSQPGCSAQSQSPIGVATGLVTGTVLDPSGARIPHATLTIHSDSLDRTASTDSEGHFSLSLPVGTYQLTVTARGFSASATAITVDASTPLRLSLPLAIAVRSEEVAVPIEDESAAPSNAGAIVFSGADLSSFSSDDATFQKEFLALAGSNGRPAEIYVNGLLATRVPPRQTIRQVSINTNPYSAAYDKIGFGRIDITTRPGGSALHGQLQLSGNDSALNARNPYAPTQPANDTFDILGNINGPLGRKSSFFLYADDTLQNFNATINAYTLGANPQPLSEAVAAPQRHLQWDTRADRQFSASNTFTAHYVFDQASQQNGGLTGQVLPEAAYNSGTTTQTLQLLDSQVLGPRFASESRLQYMRTRLNQNPLSSAPSILIEGLTTGGGNAQQSLHDNQDTLELQQLFSADQGRHFIQFGARYRLQRDANLSTAFYNGQYIFPSLAAYQAAQPTQLTLAAGRSSATIVTSTAAAFMQDDWHVAKTLSLEPGLRVEAQSAIPDHLDIAPRLGFAWSPDHKGKPLLNLRGGAGIFYDRFDAANLLTSVRQNGTTQQTYLVTTSIQYPNVPPASSLSAQPPTTYTVSPNLRSELYYIAGISADRTFRRRLRIGATYLFTDGSHQWLSQDINAPLPGSGGLRPLGTPQNVYQFTSNGHQVVHTLDITTRYRASARLYFWTDFNLQFNRTNTLGPTSFLSNPYNLQQDFGRYNGPLASFFGGATVQLPLQLSADAYLATLAGTPFNITTGTDLNGDGIYNDRPAYATAPTANSVLYPTPYGTLDANPQPGEPIIPINAGNSPGFIYLQTALHRAFAIGPRPEARPGAKSSSARPWSLTFSVEAANLLNHNNPSPPIGVLNSPYFGQSITLNAPFATNPSANRTITLRAAFSF, translated from the coding sequence ATGTTCCACTCTAGGCGAGCACGCTGCGCAGTTCTGCTCTCCTTTTCCAGTATCTTCGCCCTTTCGCAACCCGGCTGTTCGGCGCAGTCGCAGTCTCCCATTGGCGTTGCAACCGGCCTCGTTACGGGCACGGTTCTCGACCCTTCCGGCGCACGCATCCCTCACGCCACGCTCACCATCCACAGCGACAGCCTCGACCGCACCGCCTCCACCGACTCCGAAGGCCACTTCTCGCTCTCGCTCCCGGTTGGGACATACCAGCTCACCGTCACCGCGCGCGGCTTCTCGGCATCCGCCACCGCCATCACGGTAGACGCGAGTACACCTCTGCGGCTGAGCCTGCCACTCGCCATCGCCGTCCGTTCTGAAGAGGTCGCCGTCCCCATCGAAGACGAGTCCGCCGCTCCCAGCAACGCCGGTGCTATCGTCTTCTCCGGCGCTGACCTCAGCTCCTTCTCCAGCGACGACGCCACCTTCCAGAAGGAGTTCCTCGCCCTCGCCGGCTCCAACGGCAGGCCCGCCGAGATCTACGTCAACGGCCTGCTCGCCACTCGCGTTCCGCCGCGCCAGACCATTCGTCAGGTCAGCATCAATACCAATCCGTACTCCGCGGCGTACGACAAGATCGGCTTCGGCCGCATCGACATCACCACCCGTCCCGGCGGCAGCGCGCTCCACGGCCAGCTCCAGCTCTCCGGCAACGACAGCGCGCTCAACGCCCGCAACCCCTACGCTCCCACCCAGCCCGCCAACGACACCTTCGACATCCTCGGCAACATCAACGGCCCCCTCGGCCGCAAGAGCTCTTTCTTCCTCTACGCCGACGACACCCTCCAGAACTTCAACGCCACCATTAACGCCTACACCCTCGGCGCAAACCCGCAACCCCTTTCGGAAGCCGTCGCCGCGCCCCAGCGCCATCTCCAATGGGACACCCGCGCTGACCGCCAGTTCTCTGCCTCCAACACCTTCACCGCGCACTACGTCTTCGACCAGGCCTCGCAGCAGAACGGCGGCCTCACCGGCCAGGTTCTCCCCGAGGCCGCCTACAACAGCGGCACCACCACCCAGACCCTGCAGTTGCTCGACAGCCAGGTGCTCGGCCCGCGCTTCGCCTCGGAGTCGCGCCTCCAGTACATGCGCACCCGCCTCAACCAGAACCCACTCTCCAGCGCGCCTTCCATCCTGATCGAAGGCCTCACCACCGGCGGCGGCAACGCCCAGCAGTCCCTGCACGACAACCAGGACACCCTCGAGCTCCAGCAGCTCTTCTCCGCCGATCAGGGCAGGCACTTCATCCAGTTTGGTGCCCGCTACCGGCTCCAGCGCGACGCCAACCTCTCCACCGCCTTCTACAACGGCCAGTACATCTTCCCCTCGCTGGCCGCCTATCAGGCCGCCCAACCCACCCAACTCACCTTGGCCGCCGGCCGCTCCAGCGCCACCATCGTCACCAGCACAGCCGCCGCCTTCATGCAGGACGACTGGCATGTCGCCAAGACCCTCTCGCTCGAACCCGGCCTCCGCGTCGAGGCCCAGTCCGCCATCCCCGACCACCTCGACATCGCCCCCCGCCTCGGCTTCGCCTGGTCACCTGACCACAAAGGCAAACCGCTCCTCAACCTCCGCGGCGGAGCCGGCATCTTCTACGACCGCTTCGACGCCGCCAACCTCCTCACCTCCGTCCGCCAGAACGGCACCACGCAGCAGACGTACCTCGTCACCACAAGCATCCAGTACCCCAACGTACCGCCCGCGTCCTCGCTCTCCGCGCAGCCGCCCACCACCTACACCGTCTCCCCCAATCTGCGCTCCGAGCTCTACTACATCGCCGGCATCAGCGCCGACCGCACCTTCCGCCGCCGCCTCCGCATCGGCGCAACCTATCTCTTCACCGACGGCTCCCACCAGTGGCTCTCGCAGGACATCAACGCGCCGCTCCCCGGCTCCGGTGGCCTCCGCCCGCTCGGCACCCCGCAGAACGTCTACCAGTTCACCTCCAACGGCCACCAGGTCGTCCACACCCTCGACATCACCACCCGCTACCGCGCCAGCGCCCGGCTCTACTTCTGGACCGACTTCAACCTCCAGTTCAACCGCACCAACACCCTCGGGCCCACCAGCTTCCTCTCCAACCCCTACAACCTCCAGCAGGACTTCGGCCGCTACAATGGCCCCCTCGCCAGCTTCTTCGGCGGCGCCACCGTGCAACTCCCCCTGCAGCTCAGCGCCGACGCCTACTTAGCCACTCTCGCCGGCACACCCTTCAACATCACTACCGGCACCGACCTCAACGGCGACGGCATCTACAACGACCGCCCCGCCTACGCCACTGCCCCTACCGCCAACTCCGTCCTCTACCCAACCCCCTACGGCACCCTCGACGCCAACCCCCAGCCCGGCGAGCCCATCATCCCCATCAACGCCGGCAACTCCCCTGGTTTCATCTATCTGCAGACGGCCCTCCACCGCGCCTTCGCTATCGGCCCGCGCCCGGAAGCCAGACCCGGAGCCAAATCCTCCTCTGCCCGCCCCTGGAGCCTCACCTTCTCCGTCGAGGCCGCCAACCTGCTCAACCACAACAACCCGTCCCCGCCCATCGGAGTCCTCAACTCCCCCTACTTCGGCCAGTCCATCACCCTCAACGCCCCCTTCGCCACTAACCCTTCGGCCAATCGCACCATCACCCTGCGCGCGGCGTTTAGCTTTTAG
- the rplM gene encoding 50S ribosomal protein L13 codes for MNLNQTTTIPSGTNIKRNWFVLDASGQTLGRLASHAASILAGKLNPLYTPYIDMGDHVIVVNAEKIQVTGMKASQKLYRRYTGFPGGLREEEYTKLLARRPEKILEEAIKGMLPKSKLGRQMATKLKVYKGADHPHHAQQPSALEVKG; via the coding sequence ATGAACCTCAATCAGACGACCACGATCCCCAGCGGCACGAACATCAAGCGCAACTGGTTCGTCCTCGACGCCTCCGGCCAGACCCTCGGTCGCCTCGCGTCGCACGCAGCCAGCATCCTCGCGGGCAAGCTGAACCCGCTCTACACGCCCTACATCGACATGGGCGATCACGTCATCGTCGTCAACGCTGAGAAGATCCAGGTCACCGGCATGAAGGCCTCGCAGAAGCTCTATCGCCGCTACACCGGCTTCCCCGGCGGTCTGCGTGAGGAAGAGTACACCAAGCTCCTCGCCCGCCGTCCCGAGAAGATCCTCGAAGAGGCCATCAAGGGCATGCTGCCCAAGTCCAAGCTCGGCCGCCAGATGGCCACCAAGCTCAAGGTCTACAAGGGTGCCGACCATCCGCACCACGCCCAGCAGCCCTCCGCCCTCGAAGTCAAGGGCTAA
- a CDS encoding type II toxin-antitoxin system RelE/ParE family toxin — protein sequence MKFPEMVQTHLGVALGVAQFGGKHPDAKPWKGDGPGVLEIVEDHRGDTFRAVYTVRFEGAVYVLHTFQKKSKSGIKTSKADQDLIAARLRDAQQDYEVRYGKDK from the coding sequence ATGAAATTCCCTGAGATGGTACAGACGCATCTCGGTGTGGCGCTGGGAGTGGCACAGTTTGGCGGCAAGCATCCTGATGCGAAGCCCTGGAAGGGCGATGGGCCGGGCGTGCTGGAGATTGTAGAAGACCATCGCGGTGATACGTTTCGCGCGGTCTATACGGTCCGCTTTGAAGGTGCTGTGTATGTGCTGCACACGTTTCAGAAGAAGTCGAAGAGTGGCATCAAGACGTCCAAGGCTGACCAGGACTTGATCGCGGCGCGGCTCAGGGACGCGCAGCAGGATTATGAGGTGCGATATGGCAAAGACAAGTAA
- the rpsI gene encoding 30S ribosomal protein S9 yields MADLIQYYGTGRRKSAIARVFLRPGSGNFTVNGKQFDEYFVTPAQRAAAKLPLGIADINETFDVLTTVKGGGVNGQADAVKLGIARALMEFNIELRKALKSGGMVTRDARGKERKKYGQKGARARFQFSKR; encoded by the coding sequence ATGGCAGATCTCATCCAATACTACGGAACCGGCCGCCGCAAGAGCGCGATCGCTCGCGTCTTCCTGCGCCCCGGCTCGGGCAACTTCACCGTCAACGGCAAGCAGTTTGACGAGTACTTCGTCACTCCCGCACAGCGCGCCGCCGCCAAGCTCCCCCTCGGTATCGCCGACATCAACGAGACCTTCGACGTCCTGACCACGGTCAAGGGCGGCGGCGTCAACGGCCAGGCCGACGCGGTCAAGCTTGGCATCGCCCGCGCGCTCATGGAGTTCAACATCGAGCTCCGCAAGGCTCTCAAGTCCGGCGGCATGGTCACCCGTGACGCTCGTGGCAAGGAGCGCAAGAAGTACGGCCAGAAGGGCGCCCGCGCTCGCTTCCAGTTCAGCAAGCGATAA
- a CDS encoding GlsB/YeaQ/YmgE family stress response membrane protein → MDVFFWFALVGFVAGWVTGKSMKCQSHSPWSDAAMGAVGGLLAGFPLRHLEANYNWGLLVAVLVATAGGVLVTWGVHRALEHFHHTAH, encoded by the coding sequence ATGGACGTCTTCTTCTGGTTTGCGTTGGTGGGTTTCGTTGCAGGATGGGTGACGGGCAAGTCGATGAAGTGCCAGAGCCACTCGCCGTGGTCCGACGCGGCGATGGGTGCCGTTGGGGGGCTGCTGGCGGGCTTCCCACTGCGGCATCTGGAAGCTAATTACAACTGGGGGCTCCTTGTGGCCGTGCTGGTGGCGACGGCGGGTGGGGTGCTGGTGACGTGGGGCGTGCATCGCGCTCTGGAGCACTTTCACCATACCGCTCATTAA
- the rpsB gene encoding 30S ribosomal protein S2: MASITMKELLEAGVHFGHQTKRWNPKMKEYIFGERNGIYIIDLQKTLKMFKEASKFVTDLTSTGKLILFVGTKRQAQDAVAEEATRAGMPYINSRWLGGLLTNWVTVQKSVKRLAELDEMSTDGRYELLTKKEVIKLERERKSLSTNLSGIKTMKRLPDALFIIDSNNEAIAVAEARKLGIPVVAVVDTNCDPTVVDYVIPGNDDALRAIRLFTTKIADSAYEGTQLISDKAFSQEYDEVTPIATESHFLGEDGEDAGIDEVHESAGIAAASTEDVAEDETIDLNAVLGGGIRKAPAAAEAEAEATPAEVSA; encoded by the coding sequence ATGGCTAGCATCACAATGAAGGAACTGCTCGAAGCCGGTGTCCACTTCGGTCACCAGACCAAGCGTTGGAACCCCAAGATGAAGGAGTACATCTTCGGCGAGCGCAACGGCATTTACATCATCGACCTCCAGAAGACCCTCAAGATGTTCAAAGAGGCTTCGAAGTTCGTCACCGACCTCACCTCCACCGGCAAGCTCATCCTCTTCGTCGGCACCAAGCGCCAGGCGCAGGACGCCGTGGCAGAGGAAGCGACCCGCGCGGGCATGCCCTACATCAACAGCCGCTGGCTGGGTGGCCTGCTCACCAACTGGGTCACCGTGCAGAAGTCGGTCAAGCGCCTCGCCGAGCTCGACGAGATGTCCACCGACGGCCGCTACGAGCTGCTCACCAAGAAGGAAGTCATCAAGCTTGAGCGCGAGCGCAAGAGCCTCTCGACCAACCTCTCCGGTATCAAGACCATGAAGCGCCTGCCCGACGCGCTCTTCATCATCGACTCCAACAACGAGGCCATCGCCGTCGCCGAAGCCCGCAAGCTCGGCATCCCGGTCGTCGCCGTCGTCGACACCAATTGCGATCCCACCGTGGTCGACTACGTCATTCCCGGCAACGACGACGCTCTCCGTGCCATCCGCCTCTTCACCACCAAGATCGCCGACTCCGCCTACGAGGGCACGCAGCTGATCTCCGACAAGGCCTTCTCGCAGGAGTACGACGAGGTCACCCCCATCGCTACCGAGTCGCACTTCCTCGGCGAAGACGGTGAGGATGCTGGCATCGACGAAGTCCACGAGTCCGCCGGCATCGCCGCTGCCTCCACTGAGGATGTGGCCGAAGACGAGACCATCGACCTCAACGCCGTTCTGGGCGGCGGCATCCGCAAGGCCCCCGCGGCCGCTGAAGCCGAAGCCGAGGCAACCCCCGCCGAAGTCAGCGCCTAA
- a CDS encoding helix-turn-helix transcriptional regulator — MAKTSKAVVEASSGNVFADLGLADAEELGTKLRLCVVVNRILEARGLTQVEASQVLGVTQPKVSALKAYKLEGFSVERLMHFVTALEHDVVIEIRPKVKKGEAKVMVVSAA; from the coding sequence ATGGCAAAGACAAGTAAAGCGGTTGTAGAGGCGAGTTCCGGAAATGTGTTTGCCGATCTGGGATTGGCGGACGCTGAAGAGCTGGGGACGAAGCTGCGGCTGTGCGTGGTGGTGAACCGGATTCTGGAGGCACGTGGGCTTACGCAGGTGGAGGCCTCTCAGGTACTGGGCGTGACTCAACCGAAGGTGTCTGCACTGAAAGCGTACAAGCTGGAAGGGTTCTCGGTCGAGCGACTGATGCACTTTGTCACGGCGCTGGAGCATGATGTAGTGATCGAGATTCGGCCGAAGGTGAAGAAGGGTGAGGCGAAGGTGATGGTGGTGAGCGCGGCTTAG
- a CDS encoding efflux RND transporter permease subunit: MSGFSIRNPYLIVVLCLVVMILGTVSASDMPVDMFPAVNMPVVAVATFYSGMPPAQIETNITYHLERQFTLASGIDHMESRSLPGVSLIRVYFRTGTDADADAATISSLAMSDLRDMPPGTYPPIILKQDAASIPVSLVTLSGSGLDESKLKDLGQNFVRNQLASVDGASVPQPFGGRWRQIMLYADPYKLEANQLSPMDVVRAVNDANVILPAGDVEIGRNDYDLYTNSMLGGAKDIAQVPLKMVGQSPVRVGDVAVPLDSFSRQFNVVRVNGQRAVYLPIFKAGADANTISIVNGVRATLKKLYDVPASLKTEVVFDQSRFVKTAIETLLHEGGVGLFLTCLMILIFLGSMRATIAVFFSIPLSLLATFFVLKLAGSSINSMVLGGLALALSRLIDNSVVVLENIFRHLEGGEPPSVAAEKGGQEVALPVLAGTLTTVVVFFPVTMLYGVSRFLFSALALAVVISLFASYFVALTVVPLFCARFIKSPHGDVVHESAEGEYTIDAAAPSSKKLGFGARFNAAFARGFDKMLHRYDTLVQKVLKAPKLVLGVSGIVFVLSLFLFPLLGLSFFPRTDAGQFVINFKAPSGTKLTDTEAEAAKIESIVRHIVSKHDMALTVTNIGVDPGFSALFTPNSAMHTGFTQVALSEDHKVSSYTYIDEVKKALATQMPELQTFFSSGSLVDGVLNMGAPAPIDIRVAGNDITADYNTAQSIAGKVRQINGVADVYIPQDIDYPSLRISVDRTRADELGLTEKEIVSNIITAVTSNQMIAPSIWIDPKTGNNYFLTVQYKEGQIKSLEDLKAIPLHGTNIKSPTRLDMVADIQQFKAPTELDHTQIRRFVDIYVRPQKESLNRIADQINKIVASTHPPQGIDVKLTGSVNSMNESFKSFAIGLTLSVLLLFLILVAQFRSFMDPFIILLALPPGITGVIVALLLWGTTLNVMSLMGVVMLAGIALSNSILIVEFAHHLMKEGMGVRESITTSCRVRLRPILMTSLATLIGLLPMALKLGEGSEAYAPLAQALIGGLTVSVILTVFLVPAGFFLVYQNRKVGNEQHA, translated from the coding sequence ATGTCGGGATTTTCCATTCGAAACCCCTATTTGATCGTTGTCCTCTGTCTGGTCGTGATGATCCTGGGCACGGTCAGCGCCTCAGACATGCCGGTCGACATGTTCCCCGCTGTCAACATGCCTGTGGTCGCGGTGGCTACGTTCTACTCGGGCATGCCGCCCGCTCAGATTGAGACGAATATCACCTATCATCTTGAGCGCCAGTTCACGCTCGCAAGCGGCATCGATCATATGGAATCGCGTTCTTTGCCGGGTGTCAGCCTTATCAGGGTGTATTTCCGCACGGGTACTGATGCGGATGCCGATGCGGCGACCATCTCATCCCTGGCGATGAGCGATTTGCGCGATATGCCTCCGGGGACTTACCCCCCGATCATCCTCAAGCAGGATGCGGCGAGCATTCCAGTGAGTCTCGTTACTCTGTCCGGTTCTGGTCTGGATGAAAGTAAGCTGAAGGACCTCGGACAGAACTTCGTTCGTAACCAGCTCGCCAGTGTAGACGGTGCCTCTGTGCCCCAACCCTTCGGCGGTCGCTGGCGTCAGATCATGCTATATGCCGATCCCTATAAGCTGGAGGCGAATCAGTTGAGTCCGATGGACGTGGTTCGCGCGGTGAATGACGCCAATGTCATCCTTCCTGCGGGCGATGTCGAGATCGGCAGAAACGACTATGACCTTTATACAAATTCAATGCTTGGCGGCGCGAAGGACATCGCCCAGGTGCCGCTCAAGATGGTCGGTCAATCGCCTGTGCGCGTCGGCGATGTCGCCGTTCCGCTGGACTCGTTCAGTCGTCAATTCAATGTAGTTCGAGTGAATGGACAACGTGCCGTCTATCTGCCGATCTTCAAAGCGGGCGCGGACGCGAACACGATCTCCATCGTGAACGGTGTACGGGCCACTCTGAAGAAGCTTTACGACGTACCTGCGTCTCTCAAGACCGAGGTTGTGTTCGACCAATCGAGGTTTGTGAAAACAGCTATCGAAACCTTGCTCCATGAAGGTGGCGTCGGCCTCTTTCTTACCTGCCTCATGATCCTGATCTTCCTCGGCAGCATGCGAGCAACGATTGCAGTCTTCTTTTCCATCCCCCTTTCGCTCCTGGCAACATTCTTCGTCTTGAAGCTCGCCGGAAGCTCAATCAACAGCATGGTGCTTGGTGGTCTGGCGCTAGCTCTTTCTCGACTGATCGACAACTCTGTCGTTGTACTCGAAAACATTTTCCGCCATTTGGAAGGGGGTGAGCCTCCCTCCGTTGCAGCGGAAAAAGGTGGCCAAGAAGTCGCTCTCCCTGTTCTCGCTGGAACACTCACGACGGTCGTGGTATTTTTCCCGGTCACGATGCTCTACGGTGTCAGCCGCTTCCTGTTCTCGGCTTTGGCACTCGCGGTTGTCATCTCGCTGTTCGCTTCATATTTTGTCGCCCTCACGGTTGTGCCACTTTTCTGCGCTCGTTTTATCAAGAGCCCGCACGGCGACGTGGTACATGAGTCTGCCGAAGGCGAATACACAATTGACGCTGCTGCTCCTTCGTCGAAAAAGCTTGGCTTCGGCGCGCGATTCAATGCGGCCTTCGCGCGCGGTTTCGACAAGATGCTGCACCGCTACGATACGTTGGTGCAAAAGGTGCTCAAGGCTCCGAAATTGGTCCTCGGCGTGTCTGGCATAGTTTTCGTACTCAGCCTCTTCCTCTTTCCGCTTCTCGGACTATCGTTCTTCCCCCGCACGGACGCCGGACAGTTCGTTATCAACTTCAAGGCTCCTTCGGGTACGAAGTTGACGGACACGGAAGCAGAAGCAGCAAAGATCGAGAGCATCGTACGGCACATCGTCTCGAAGCACGATATGGCGCTGACGGTAACCAACATTGGCGTCGACCCCGGCTTTTCAGCTCTCTTCACCCCCAATTCGGCCATGCACACCGGTTTTACTCAGGTCGCGCTTTCCGAAGACCATAAGGTCAGCAGCTACACCTACATTGATGAAGTCAAGAAGGCGCTGGCAACCCAGATGCCGGAACTACAAACGTTCTTCTCCAGCGGTAGTCTCGTGGACGGTGTTCTCAATATGGGCGCACCGGCACCCATCGACATCCGGGTTGCAGGCAACGACATAACCGCGGATTACAATACCGCGCAGAGCATCGCGGGGAAGGTTCGCCAGATTAACGGTGTAGCCGATGTATATATCCCACAAGACATCGACTATCCATCGTTGCGCATCTCTGTCGATCGCACCCGCGCCGATGAACTGGGTCTGACAGAGAAGGAAATCGTCTCCAACATCATCACCGCAGTGACCTCGAATCAGATGATCGCGCCGAGTATCTGGATCGACCCCAAGACTGGCAATAATTACTTCCTCACCGTTCAATATAAGGAAGGACAAATCAAGTCGCTTGAGGATTTGAAGGCAATCCCGCTACACGGAACCAATATCAAATCCCCAACTCGTTTGGACATGGTTGCCGATATCCAGCAGTTTAAAGCGCCCACGGAGTTGGACCACACGCAGATTCGTCGCTTCGTAGACATTTATGTGCGCCCCCAGAAAGAAAGCCTGAATCGCATTGCAGATCAGATCAATAAGATCGTCGCATCGACTCATCCTCCCCAAGGCATCGACGTGAAGTTGACCGGCAGCGTCAACTCGATGAACGAATCGTTCAAGAGTTTTGCTATCGGCTTGACGCTGTCTGTCTTGCTTTTGTTTCTCATACTGGTGGCGCAATTCCGCTCTTTTATGGATCCGTTCATCATCCTCTTGGCTTTGCCTCCAGGAATTACAGGTGTGATCGTGGCATTGCTTCTCTGGGGCACAACACTCAACGTCATGTCACTTATGGGTGTAGTCATGCTGGCCGGAATCGCCCTGTCGAACAGCATTCTGATCGTCGAGTTCGCACACCATCTGATGAAGGAAGGCATGGGTGTGCGTGAATCGATCACAACTTCCTGCCGTGTACGACTCCGCCCAATTCTAATGACGTCGCTCGCCACACTTATCGGCTTGTTGCCGATGGCGCTCAAACTTGGGGAAGGCAGCGAGGCTTATGCCCCCTTGGCTCAGGCGCTAATCGGGGGATTGACGGTATCCGTTATCTTGACCGTCTTCCTGGTTCCCGCTGGCTTTTTCCTCGTCTATCAGAATCGGAAGGTAGGCAACGAACAACACGCATAA
- the tsf gene encoding translation elongation factor Ts, with product MSTTEAVKIDAKLVKELREKSGAPMGDCLKALQEAKGDMEEAFVVLRKRGMASAAKKASRSTNEGSVGTYIHAGGKIGVLLELNCESDFVARTEDFQELLKDIAMHIAAVDPRFIGKDEVTPEDIEKEKEIYRAQAAASGKPANIIEKMLEGKMSKFYEEVCLLDQPFIKEQSLTVAQLIAQKVAKLGENISIRRFARFKIGDPNYTVASAKVVATEEAA from the coding sequence ATGTCTACCACCGAAGCCGTAAAGATCGACGCCAAGCTCGTCAAGGAACTCCGCGAAAAGTCCGGCGCCCCTATGGGCGACTGCCTCAAGGCCCTGCAGGAAGCCAAAGGCGATATGGAAGAGGCCTTCGTCGTGCTGCGCAAGCGCGGCATGGCGTCGGCTGCCAAAAAGGCCAGCCGCTCCACCAACGAGGGCTCGGTCGGCACCTACATCCACGCTGGCGGCAAGATCGGCGTCCTCCTCGAGCTCAACTGCGAGTCCGACTTCGTAGCCCGCACCGAAGATTTCCAGGAGCTCCTCAAGGACATCGCGATGCACATCGCCGCTGTCGACCCGCGCTTCATCGGCAAGGACGAGGTCACGCCTGAGGACATCGAGAAGGAGAAGGAGATCTACCGCGCCCAGGCAGCGGCCTCCGGCAAGCCGGCCAACATCATCGAGAAGATGCTCGAAGGCAAGATGAGCAAGTTCTACGAGGAAGTTTGCCTGCTTGACCAGCCCTTCATCAAGGAGCAGTCCCTCACGGTAGCGCAGCTCATCGCGCAGAAGGTAGCCAAGCTCGGCGAAAACATCAGCATCCGCCGCTTCGCCCGCTTCAAAATCGGCGATCCCAACTACACGGTAGCCTCGGCCAAGGTTGTTGCCACGGAAGAAGCAGCCTAA